In the Alteromonas sp. M12 genome, one interval contains:
- a CDS encoding CusA/CzcA family heavy metal efflux RND transporter, with protein sequence MIESILRLSIERRGLMLMLIFLVLGMGIFSYQKLPIDAVPDITNVQVQINTQASGYSPLETEQRITFVVETALAGLPDLSYTRSLSRYGLSQVTAVFDEGTDLYFARNLINTRLGAIKSQLPEGLAPEMGPIATGLGEIYMYTLRAKQNAMQKNGEPYDAMALREIHDWIVKPQLALVKGITEVNAIGGYVKQYHVNPEPQKMLNFDIGLSDIHRALERNNTNQGAGFVERNGQQILVRSQGQLQTLSDIENVVIKRINTVPIAVKDIGSVAIGKELRTGAATQEGEETVLGTAMMLVGENSRAVAQSVAKKVKDIQSSLPDGIVIEPVYDRTLLVDKAIDTVQKNLVEGALLVIVILFILLGNIRAALITAAVIPLAMLATITGMVNTGVSANLMSLGALDFGLIVDGAVIIVENCIRRLSESQKRTGGVLPLKERLELVFQATNEVIRPSLFGVLIITVVYIPLFSLTGVEGKMFQPMAATVIMALIAAMLFSITIVPAAVAMFMGGKVSEKESFIIVAAKSAYRPIIHLALKLRWIVLVGSVVLVVGSLWLATRLGSEFVPQLDEGDIALHAMRIPGTGIEQAVAMQKTLESTLMEYEQVLTVFAKTGTAEVATDAMPPNVTDTFVMLKPRAQWPDPDLSKADFVETLERDLQAVTGNNYEFTQPIQMRFNELISGVRADLGIKVFGDDLTTLVASANDILTVLQSIDGVADARLEQVDDIPIFTINPKPVELARYGLDVADLQEWLASAIGGNTAGLIFEGDRRFELLVRFDEGIRTDLDAIGSTPIITSEGEFVPLSEVATMGYSSVPNQISRENGKRRVVVTANVRERDLGSFVDEAKIKITEQVSLPAGYWLDYGGTFEQLESASQRLSIVVPATLFLILVLLVVVFGSFRDALIIFTGVPLALTGGVFALWMRDMPLSISAGVGFIALSGIAVLNGLVMLSFIKQRVLETGDLINSIVDGAITRLRPVLMTALVASLGFIPMALNVGTGAEVQRPLATVVIGGIISSTILTLIILPVLYRIMHSKLIKV encoded by the coding sequence ATGATTGAATCCATATTACGTTTGTCCATAGAGCGACGAGGTTTAATGCTGATGTTGATCTTCCTTGTGCTGGGCATGGGGATATTCAGTTATCAAAAATTACCTATTGATGCAGTACCCGATATCACCAACGTGCAAGTGCAAATCAATACACAAGCATCGGGCTATTCGCCTTTGGAAACCGAGCAGCGGATCACATTCGTAGTAGAAACAGCACTGGCGGGATTGCCTGATCTGTCCTACACCCGCTCTTTATCTCGCTACGGACTATCTCAGGTAACAGCGGTATTTGATGAAGGCACTGATCTGTATTTTGCGCGTAATCTCATCAATACCCGATTAGGTGCAATCAAAAGTCAGCTACCTGAAGGGTTAGCGCCTGAAATGGGACCTATCGCTACTGGGTTGGGCGAAATCTATATGTATACCTTGCGAGCCAAGCAAAATGCCATGCAAAAAAACGGTGAGCCGTACGATGCAATGGCGCTTCGCGAGATACACGACTGGATCGTAAAACCGCAGCTCGCACTGGTTAAGGGGATCACTGAAGTCAACGCCATCGGTGGGTACGTAAAACAATATCATGTGAATCCTGAACCACAGAAAATGCTGAATTTTGATATTGGTCTAAGTGATATCCATCGTGCGCTGGAGCGAAACAACACGAATCAAGGTGCGGGGTTTGTTGAGCGAAATGGGCAACAAATACTGGTGCGCTCACAAGGTCAACTACAGACACTTAGCGATATCGAAAATGTGGTAATAAAACGCATTAATACCGTCCCCATTGCGGTGAAAGACATTGGCAGTGTAGCTATTGGTAAGGAGCTGAGAACGGGTGCGGCAACGCAGGAGGGTGAAGAGACCGTTTTAGGTACAGCAATGATGCTAGTTGGCGAAAACTCACGAGCCGTTGCTCAATCCGTTGCCAAAAAGGTGAAGGACATTCAATCCAGCTTACCTGATGGTATTGTCATTGAGCCAGTCTACGACCGCACCCTACTGGTCGATAAAGCTATCGACACGGTTCAAAAGAATTTAGTGGAAGGTGCATTATTAGTCATAGTGATCTTGTTCATATTGCTTGGCAATATTCGCGCCGCGCTCATCACTGCGGCAGTTATTCCGCTAGCGATGTTGGCAACCATCACAGGCATGGTTAATACCGGTGTCTCTGCCAATCTGATGAGCCTTGGGGCATTGGATTTTGGATTAATTGTCGATGGGGCGGTGATCATCGTAGAGAACTGTATCAGGCGGTTATCCGAGTCTCAAAAACGCACAGGCGGAGTCTTACCACTTAAAGAGCGGCTAGAACTGGTTTTTCAAGCAACCAACGAAGTCATTCGTCCTAGCTTGTTCGGTGTATTGATTATTACTGTGGTGTATATCCCGCTGTTCTCATTGACAGGCGTTGAGGGCAAGATGTTTCAGCCAATGGCGGCAACGGTCATCATGGCGCTGATAGCAGCGATGCTGTTCTCCATTACCATTGTACCAGCGGCAGTCGCGATGTTTATGGGCGGTAAAGTCAGTGAAAAAGAAAGCTTCATTATTGTTGCAGCCAAATCCGCCTATCGCCCCATCATTCACCTTGCACTGAAATTACGCTGGATAGTGCTTGTCGGCTCAGTCGTGCTAGTAGTAGGCAGCTTATGGTTGGCAACGCGACTAGGCTCTGAGTTTGTTCCCCAGCTTGACGAAGGAGACATCGCACTGCACGCCATGCGAATACCGGGCACAGGTATTGAACAAGCCGTCGCAATGCAAAAAACACTTGAATCTACCTTGATGGAATACGAACAGGTACTTACAGTGTTTGCGAAAACCGGTACAGCAGAAGTAGCTACCGATGCGATGCCGCCCAACGTAACCGATACCTTTGTTATGCTAAAACCACGAGCGCAATGGCCTGATCCTGACCTATCAAAAGCGGATTTCGTGGAAACTCTTGAGCGAGACTTACAAGCGGTGACAGGTAATAACTATGAGTTTACCCAACCTATCCAAATGCGCTTTAACGAGTTGATTAGTGGGGTAAGGGCTGATCTGGGTATAAAAGTCTTCGGAGATGATTTAACCACGCTTGTTGCCTCTGCAAACGACATCTTAACGGTTTTGCAATCAATAGACGGCGTGGCGGATGCACGACTTGAGCAGGTCGATGATATCCCTATCTTCACTATCAACCCTAAGCCAGTCGAGTTGGCACGTTATGGATTGGACGTCGCCGATTTGCAGGAGTGGTTGGCTTCAGCTATCGGAGGTAATACCGCTGGCTTAATTTTTGAGGGAGATAGACGATTCGAGTTGCTTGTGCGATTTGATGAAGGTATCCGCACAGACTTAGATGCCATTGGCAGCACTCCTATTATTACATCCGAAGGGGAATTTGTGCCGTTATCAGAAGTCGCTACGATGGGTTACTCGTCTGTTCCCAATCAAATCAGTCGAGAAAACGGTAAGCGCAGAGTCGTGGTTACCGCCAATGTCAGAGAACGCGACTTAGGGAGTTTTGTTGACGAAGCAAAAATCAAAATAACCGAACAGGTTTCACTGCCAGCAGGCTACTGGCTGGATTATGGCGGCACGTTTGAGCAGCTTGAAAGTGCCAGTCAGCGACTGTCTATCGTGGTGCCGGCCACGCTTTTCCTGATACTTGTGTTACTAGTGGTGGTGTTTGGCTCATTTCGTGATGCCTTGATCATCTTCACTGGTGTGCCTTTAGCCTTAACAGGGGGTGTTTTCGCACTCTGGATGCGTGACATGCCACTGTCTATATCTGCCGGAGTCGGGTTTATTGCGCTCTCTGGTATTGCGGTACTAAACGGCTTAGTGATGTTGTCATTTATTAAACAGCGAGTACTAGAAACAGGTGACTTGATTAACTCAATCGTTGACGGAGCTATCACAAGATTGCGTCCGGTTTTGATGACAGCACTGGTAGCAAGTTTAGGCTTTATTCCCATGGCACTTAATGTCGGAACTGGGGCTGAAGTGCAAAGACCGCTTGCAACGGTGGTGATTGGCGGGATCATCTCGTCCACTATTTTAACGTTAATCATATTACCGGTTTTATATCGGATCATGCATTCGAAACTAATCAAAGTATGA
- a CDS encoding efflux RND transporter periplasmic adaptor subunit, with protein sequence MNKNILIKKQNTLLVFIVCSALGFFSSTTIQASEGEHGKEEAHKDERVFMSDSMAQKMGIMTQSVQTGSLNITTTVYGNIVTDPASLSHVRARFDGMVTKVNANLGNKVKKGETLAVVESNESLKSYPVAAPFSGTVIARHANEGELSNGQVLFSIANYDDVWAQLKIFPQQLPEIAENQRAQLSVAGASLETTIQHILPSPDEKPYVLAYAKIANTSGQWPVGAAIKGLVTINKLDVAMMVPKASIQEFEGASVVFVKEGDEYRPVPVVLGQQDNHNIEVLSGLHIADVIVSQNSYLFKADLEKSEAGHDH encoded by the coding sequence ATGAACAAAAATATATTAATTAAGAAGCAAAACACTCTGTTAGTTTTCATTGTTTGCAGTGCGTTGGGATTTTTTTCAAGCACCACAATACAAGCATCAGAAGGCGAACATGGTAAAGAGGAAGCCCATAAGGATGAACGCGTATTCATGTCGGATAGCATGGCGCAAAAAATGGGCATAATGACGCAAAGTGTGCAAACGGGTAGTCTCAATATCACCACCACTGTCTACGGAAATATCGTGACCGACCCTGCTTCACTGAGTCATGTGCGTGCACGATTCGACGGTATGGTGACTAAGGTCAATGCAAATTTAGGTAACAAGGTAAAAAAAGGCGAGACACTGGCGGTAGTTGAATCCAACGAAAGCCTGAAAAGCTATCCCGTCGCCGCGCCGTTTTCAGGCACCGTGATTGCCAGACATGCCAATGAAGGTGAGTTATCTAATGGCCAAGTGTTATTTTCAATCGCAAACTATGATGACGTGTGGGCACAGCTTAAAATTTTTCCACAGCAGCTCCCTGAAATTGCTGAAAATCAACGTGCTCAACTTAGTGTGGCAGGGGCATCGTTAGAAACCACTATCCAACATATCTTACCCTCACCCGATGAAAAGCCTTATGTCTTGGCGTATGCCAAAATAGCTAATACCTCAGGTCAATGGCCGGTTGGTGCAGCTATCAAAGGGCTTGTCACAATCAACAAACTTGATGTCGCCATGATGGTGCCTAAAGCGTCGATTCAAGAGTTTGAGGGGGCTTCTGTCGTATTTGTCAAAGAAGGTGACGAATACCGTCCCGTGCCCGTAGTCTTAGGTCAGCAAGATAACCACAATATTGAAGTGTTATCAGGTCTGCACATTGCAGATGTGATTGTCAGCCAGAACAGCTACCTGTTTAAAGCCGATTTAGAAAAGTCGGAGGCCGGTCATGATCATTAA
- a CDS encoding TolC family protein: MMHFSLSRPVRAHAWVISTMLVLLTTHTVVVAQTNSITNREMTLQSAIQRTLANSPELLEFTYRQQAIEGEIKTASLKPALNAGIEVENFLGTDEVSGIKDTELTLTLSSVIELGNKLNSRKAFAKAQSTLVEAQKQVHTLDVLAEVTRRYIDVLAQQALIDAQKDAETLARYTYQAVARRVDAGASPAFEQKRAEAALARARLDVVTAQQTKQGMINSLAIMWGEKDPSFTDVEGDLFALQSSPSLTALFTTLLDSPNLEVYTQGSRLQASQVRLTQAANQSDLSWTAGIRRMNGIDETAFVAGVSMPLFAGDRNLGEYEKQRAIQAQLEQQKESATQSLYHQLNMALIVRNNALLNVQTLQNSIIPPLVQALELVEQAYINGRFSYLEWVSTRQELLNAKQALIQSAKQAHQRGADIESLTAQPLVDTINSSFSRKTK; encoded by the coding sequence ATGATGCATTTTTCATTGAGTCGCCCTGTGCGTGCGCACGCTTGGGTGATTTCCACGATGCTTGTCCTTTTGACAACACACACCGTGGTAGTAGCACAAACAAACAGTATCACCAATCGCGAAATGACCTTGCAAAGCGCCATACAGCGAACATTAGCGAATTCGCCCGAGTTGCTTGAGTTCACATATAGGCAACAAGCGATTGAGGGAGAAATTAAAACTGCTTCTCTCAAACCTGCCCTCAACGCAGGCATTGAAGTGGAAAACTTCTTAGGAACAGACGAGGTCTCTGGCATTAAGGACACCGAGCTGACTCTCACATTGTCGTCGGTCATTGAATTGGGCAATAAACTCAACTCACGTAAGGCGTTTGCTAAGGCGCAATCCACCTTAGTCGAAGCACAAAAACAAGTGCATACCTTGGATGTACTGGCTGAAGTGACACGTCGCTACATCGATGTATTGGCGCAACAAGCGTTAATTGACGCGCAAAAAGATGCAGAAACACTTGCTCGATATACCTATCAGGCTGTCGCAAGACGCGTGGATGCAGGTGCTTCCCCTGCATTTGAACAGAAACGCGCTGAAGCGGCTTTAGCAAGAGCTAGACTGGATGTGGTGACGGCACAGCAAACTAAGCAAGGCATGATAAATAGTCTGGCTATTATGTGGGGGGAAAAAGATCCCTCTTTTACTGATGTGGAGGGTGACTTATTTGCGCTGCAATCGTCTCCTTCGTTAACCGCGCTTTTTACCACCTTATTGGACAGCCCCAATCTTGAGGTCTATACGCAAGGTTCGAGATTGCAGGCATCTCAAGTCCGTCTTACTCAAGCAGCTAATCAATCGGATTTAAGCTGGACGGCTGGTATCAGGCGCATGAATGGCATAGATGAAACAGCCTTTGTAGCAGGCGTGAGTATGCCTCTGTTTGCCGGTGACCGAAATCTTGGCGAGTACGAAAAGCAGCGGGCAATTCAGGCACAGCTGGAACAACAAAAAGAGTCAGCGACGCAAAGCCTATACCATCAGCTAAATATGGCCTTGATTGTCAGAAACAATGCGCTGCTCAATGTACAGACACTGCAAAACTCTATTATCCCACCCTTAGTCCAAGCGCTGGAATTAGTAGAACAAGCCTATATAAACGGTCGATTCAGCTACCTTGAATGGGTGAGTACACGTCAAGAACTACTCAATGCCAAACAAGCCTTAATTCAATCAGCGAAGCAAGCTCATCAGCGTGGTGCAGATATCGAATCACTGACTGCACAGCCTCTTGTGGATACGATCAACAGCTCTTTTTCGAGAAAAACAAAATGA
- a CDS encoding cation diffusion facilitator family transporter gives MHNHNHSHSDNSASKRIGWAFFLNVVFTIIEFIGGWLTNSTAIMADAVHDLGDSLSIGTAWGLNKLSDKEATNTFSYGYKRFSLLGALINGLVLTTGSIWILFEAIPRLSAPEMPQVEGMLLLSIFGIAVNGFAAYKLSEGSSLNERILNWHLLEDVLGWVAVLIVSIVLMFKPWPILDPILSIGFTLFILFNVVKNLKETLLLFLQATPDAKQMEEVRKVLMSNSDVADIHHFHIWSLDGEHSVMTAHVELKQDVSVSQLRTLKDELRQGLDEFDFVHTTIEIEFANEDCRDE, from the coding sequence ATGCATAATCATAACCACAGTCACAGTGATAACAGCGCATCAAAACGTATTGGCTGGGCATTTTTCTTGAATGTCGTGTTCACTATCATTGAATTTATCGGCGGGTGGCTGACAAACAGCACGGCTATTATGGCCGACGCAGTGCATGATTTGGGCGATAGTTTATCCATTGGCACCGCGTGGGGCTTAAATAAACTCAGTGATAAAGAAGCAACCAATACATTTTCCTATGGCTATAAACGATTTTCACTTCTTGGTGCATTGATCAACGGCTTAGTGTTAACGACTGGCTCAATATGGATCTTATTCGAAGCTATCCCAAGGCTTTCAGCACCTGAAATGCCGCAAGTCGAAGGCATGTTACTCCTGTCAATTTTTGGCATCGCCGTTAATGGATTTGCTGCGTATAAACTTAGCGAAGGGAGTTCCTTAAACGAGCGTATCTTAAACTGGCATTTACTTGAAGATGTATTGGGTTGGGTGGCAGTGCTGATCGTATCGATTGTGCTGATGTTTAAGCCATGGCCAATTTTAGATCCTATCTTATCTATTGGCTTCACGTTATTCATTTTATTCAATGTAGTTAAAAATCTAAAAGAAACCTTATTGTTATTCCTGCAAGCCACGCCCGATGCTAAGCAGATGGAGGAAGTGCGTAAAGTGCTCATGTCAAACAGTGATGTGGCGGATATACATCATTTTCATATCTGGTCTTTGGACGGTGAACATAGCGTCATGACGGCACATGTGGAGTTGAAACAAGATGTTTCGGTTTCTCAGTTGAGAACACTTAAAGACGAACTTCGCCAAGGCCTTGATGAGTTTGATTTTGTGCACACTACCATTGAAATTGAATTTGCCAATGAAGATTGTCGTGATGAGTAA
- a CDS encoding DUF3703 domain-containing protein translates to MTFNKAVKPHIDAKLTDYSGAMSNNNERQAFAALEDAHVIGQHSTYYHCLIHCKMLRHGLLNKDWRAVFGQVIRIVGAATKTAIGLVPKGNTGGTDISPFKRLPISAENQAILDKINHA, encoded by the coding sequence ATGACATTCAATAAAGCCGTTAAGCCGCATATCGATGCCAAATTAACAGATTACTCAGGTGCAATGTCTAACAATAATGAGAGGCAGGCATTTGCAGCGCTGGAGGATGCGCATGTAATTGGTCAGCACTCTACTTATTATCATTGTTTAATTCATTGTAAAATGCTGCGACATGGTCTTCTAAACAAAGATTGGAGAGCCGTTTTTGGACAAGTAATAAGAATAGTTGGTGCTGCAACCAAAACAGCTATCGGCCTTGTACCTAAAGGGAATACAGGTGGCACTGACATCAGCCCCTTTAAGCGACTGCCAATCAGTGCTGAAAATCAGGCGATATTGGACAAAATCAACCATGCATAA
- a CDS encoding cation transporter, with the protein MSGCGCEVEIKDASQKRVLYWLLGINAVMFFVEMTVGILADSTALIADSMDMLADAVVYGIGIYAVGKSILHKANAAKISGYFQLLLGVIILIDITRRLFLGSEPISSLMIGMGFIALIANVVCLVIIRNHKNDEVHMRASWIFSANDVIANMGVIIAGVLVVWLDSRVPDLVIGCIVSIVVLRGAWMILKDAKQEVLNIKLAKGKGDDSL; encoded by the coding sequence ATGAGTGGTTGTGGCTGTGAAGTGGAAATCAAAGATGCCTCACAAAAACGGGTTCTGTATTGGCTGCTCGGCATCAATGCGGTGATGTTTTTCGTTGAGATGACTGTGGGTATTTTGGCTGACTCTACTGCTTTGATAGCAGACTCTATGGACATGCTAGCGGATGCGGTTGTATACGGCATAGGTATTTATGCTGTGGGTAAATCTATACTTCACAAAGCCAACGCGGCTAAAATCAGTGGTTACTTTCAGCTATTGCTGGGCGTAATTATTCTTATTGATATTACCAGAAGGTTATTCTTGGGCAGTGAGCCTATCTCATCACTAATGATAGGAATGGGGTTCATTGCACTAATTGCAAACGTCGTTTGCTTGGTGATTATTCGTAATCATAAAAACGACGAAGTACATATGCGAGCCAGCTGGATTTTTTCGGCCAACGATGTCATCGCCAACATGGGTGTCATTATCGCCGGAGTTTTAGTGGTATGGCTTGATAGCAGAGTACCGGATTTGGTTATCGGCTGTATTGTGTCGATTGTCGTGCTGCGCGGAGCGTGGATGATCCTGAAAGACGCCAAGCAGGAAGTACTTAATATTAAACTAGCTAAAGGTAAAGGGGATGATTCACTATGA
- the cadR gene encoding Cd(II)/Pb(II)-responsive transcriptional regulator — protein MKIGELSKKSGCSIQTIRFYEKQDLFEACNRSEGNYRIYDASSLRALRFIKQCRSLDLTIIEIKQLLDTKNNPDKSCSSVNNLIHQHMVDVTHRIAELEELKLTLSDMASACTDDRKVKECGVLQLLEE, from the coding sequence ATGAAAATAGGTGAGCTATCAAAAAAAAGTGGGTGTTCTATTCAGACGATCCGTTTTTATGAAAAACAGGATTTGTTTGAGGCGTGCAACCGCAGTGAAGGCAACTACAGAATTTATGACGCCTCATCGTTGAGAGCACTGCGATTCATTAAACAATGTCGCTCATTAGATTTGACCATAATAGAAATTAAACAGCTGTTGGATACAAAAAATAATCCCGATAAAAGTTGTTCTAGTGTGAACAATTTGATCCATCAACATATGGTTGACGTCACACATCGCATTGCAGAGCTTGAGGAGCTAAAGCTTACCCTATCTGATATGGCCTCGGCATGCACAGATGATAGAAAAGTTAAAGAATGTGGGGTATTGCAGTTGCTTGAAGAGTGA
- a CDS encoding dienelactone hydrolase family protein, which translates to MNDPIQNDNLPSQIIPQEAFDWYDQYAHGIIDRRTFLSRLGSLAALGFSMSVLSSALLPNYALAEQVSFNDPEIKATYLTFPSDKGHGEGRGYFVTPEKMTAKAPLVLVVHENRGLNPYIKDVARRAAKAGFIAFAPDALHPLGGYPGNDDQGREMQRSMDRAKIEQDFIAAAKFLQSHPSGNGKLGAVGFCFGGYIVNMLAASIPEVISAGVPFYGTPAAKELRKNIKAPLLVQLAELDERVNASWPEYEQDLKANQVDYTMHMYQKANHGFHNDSTGRYDPEAAELAWQRTISFFKQHLG; encoded by the coding sequence ATGAACGATCCAATTCAGAATGACAACCTACCATCACAAATCATTCCCCAAGAAGCTTTCGATTGGTACGATCAATACGCGCACGGGATAATAGATAGACGGACATTCTTATCTCGACTTGGATCTCTAGCGGCGCTGGGCTTCAGTATGTCGGTACTCTCTTCTGCCTTGTTACCGAATTATGCATTAGCAGAACAAGTTTCATTTAATGACCCTGAAATCAAAGCAACATATTTAACCTTTCCCTCTGATAAGGGACACGGAGAAGGAAGAGGATACTTCGTCACTCCAGAAAAAATGACGGCTAAAGCTCCCTTAGTTTTAGTAGTACATGAAAATAGAGGTCTGAACCCATATATCAAAGATGTCGCTAGGCGAGCAGCAAAAGCGGGATTCATAGCATTCGCTCCAGATGCGTTGCACCCACTCGGGGGTTATCCAGGAAATGATGATCAAGGTAGAGAAATGCAGCGTTCGATGGACAGGGCAAAAATCGAGCAAGACTTCATCGCAGCAGCCAAATTTTTGCAATCGCACCCGTCGGGCAATGGCAAACTTGGCGCAGTCGGCTTTTGTTTTGGTGGTTACATTGTCAACATGCTAGCAGCATCAATTCCTGAAGTTATAAGTGCTGGCGTACCATTTTATGGCACCCCAGCAGCGAAGGAATTGCGCAAAAATATTAAAGCGCCTCTGCTAGTGCAGCTTGCCGAGTTAGATGAAAGAGTCAACGCAAGTTGGCCTGAGTATGAACAGGATTTGAAAGCGAATCAGGTTGACTACACCATGCACATGTACCAGAAAGCAAATCACGGATTTCATAACGACTCTACGGGGCGTTATGACCCAGAAGCTGCTGAATTAGCATGGCAACGAACAATTAGCTTTTTTAAGCAGCATTTGGGCTAA
- a CDS encoding helix-turn-helix transcriptional regulator — MKKSTNDQSYTRLLSWLKNERIKKGMTVRELGLLLDEPFQTVSKIEKGQRKLFVYEYVQYCEALGLDPKHGLKQLKNGLGSDK; from the coding sequence ATGAAAAAGTCCACCAATGATCAAAGTTACACTCGATTGCTTTCTTGGCTCAAAAATGAGCGTATTAAGAAGGGTATGACTGTGCGTGAATTAGGCCTGTTATTAGATGAGCCATTCCAAACAGTCAGTAAAATAGAGAAGGGACAGCGAAAACTTTTTGTATATGAATATGTGCAGTACTGTGAAGCATTAGGCTTAGATCCCAAACATGGATTGAAACAACTTAAAAACGGATTGGGTTCCGATAAGTAA